In the genome of Bacteroides mediterraneensis, the window CCAATCAAGGATATGTATTGAAGTTCCCGACCGAGAATGAAGATCCCGAGGGAAACCAGAAGTATACGGATATGCTGCCCAGCTTTCATGCAAAATATGGAGTGCATAAAAATGCCAACCTGCGTTTCTCGTACGCACGGTCTATCAACCGCCCCAGCTTCTTTGAGATTGTGCCTTACAGCATTATCAATGAAGACTACAAGGAAAAGGGTAATCCGGATTTGAAACATACCGTGGCCGACAACATTGACCTGCGCTATGAATATTTCCCGAAATCATCCGAACAGTTTATGGTGGGCATGTTCTACAAACGGTTGCAGAACCCGATTGAATATGGTCTGTTGAACGAAGGGCAGGATACCTATTACAAGCCGATGAACTTCGGAGATGCGACCAATCTGGGCGTGGAAGTAGATATCATGAAATACTTTAACTGGTTCGGTATCAAGGCCAATTATACGTATACCCACTCTACGATTACGACCGAGAAGCGTATCATGGACGGCAACGATGTGAAGAGCATTTCGCAGACACGTCCTTTGTTCGGACAGGCGGCCCATGTGGCGAATTTATCGTTGCTTTTCAAAAGCACCAAGTATGGCTGGGAAGGACAGATTGCCGGAAGTTACACAGGAAAACGTTTGAGCGATATTTCCAACTGGTACAATGATGATATTTGGGAAGACGGCTACATGCAGCTGGATGCGTCTGTGGAAAAGAGCTTCAAGAACGGCATCAGTATTTTTGCCAAAGCGTCCAATCTGCTGGACACTCCTTTGTTACGATTCATTCAGAAAGGTCCGCAAACAGCGAGTGTAACCTCGGAACGGAAGGACGGGAATGTGATAGAACGGAAAGAATGGCACGGACAGTCGTTCATGCTGGGAATCAGATATAAACTATAATAAACTATACATATTTAACTAGTAACTAAATTTATTACGTAATGAGACTGAAAAATTATTTGCTGGCAAGTACAGCTTTGGTAGCGTTGTCGTTTATGGCCGCTTGTACGGAAGAAGATCCAATCTCTAATGGTGACGGTACTGAGAATACAGATGGAAATGATGAAAATAATGGTGGAAACAGTGAGGAAACCGATGACAATGTCATTGTCTGGCCTGCTGATACCATCGTAAAGCTTACGGATCATTATACTGTGCCGGAAGGAAAGAGCCTGGTGATAAAGGAAGGAGCACAAATCATTGTAAGTTCAGACGGAGTAGGAGCCAATCACGCACCGATTGAGTTTACTGTCAATGGTAATTTGTATTGTGAAGGAACTGCTGAAAAACCGATTCTGTTCTCTGTCCCAGAGAATGAACGCACCAATGAAAATATTTTTGAAGGCCTTTGGGGTGGGATTGTGGCCAGTGCTACTTGTGAGGAAATGCTGATTGACCATACCATCATTGAATATACGGGAGGTCAGGTAATTGAAGGTTCTCCTGCAGCAAGCGCTGAAATCTATACAGCCGGAGATGACGCCTATCCCCAGATTACCACTAACAACATTAACGGACGTTATGTGATTACCAATTCCATCCTGCGCAACGGCTGGTCGGATGGTATTTACCTGATGGGAGGAAATGCCATTATTGCCAATAATATTTTCGCCGCCAACGGATACGACGGGGCAGAAGCTGTAAACGTAAAAGCCGGTTGCGTGGTCGATGTGGCCGACAATGTGATGTTCAGTCCGAATACCAACGGCTTGAAGCTGTCCAGCTCCGGTCAGAGCGAAGACCGCGCAATGGCCAAAATCCAGGCTTACAACAACACCATTATCAATGCCGGATGGCGTCGTGACGGTGAAAAAGGCGGTTGCGTGTATGTCGAAAAGAATGCGTTGGCAAATGTCTTCAATAACCTGATGGTGAACTGCAAGTTCAGAGCTATGACTCCGAATTATGACATTCCGAATAATGTGGATGAAGGCTATAACGACCAGTCTGTCATTGATTATAACTATTATGCTTCCGGTACACAGAAAAGTGATGTCGTGTTTACGGAAGAATCTGGTGTGGCTTATTCTTGGGAAGGATATGCATACGCACATGAAAACTACAATGAAGGTGTGGTAGATGCACACAGTGTGATTACAAAGACTGCTGAAGAATGTGCAGCCAATGACCCGAAATTTGTCAACTTCCCGATTAATGACGTAGCCTTGACAAATTACGTGTACGATGAGGCATGGGATTTCCAGGTAGAAGCTGGTTCTCCGGTATTGACCGGTGCGTATGACGGAAACGATGCGGCACTGGCTCCTTATTTCGGGACAGAAGGTTTGAGCGTAAACGGCCAGACATATACATCTCCGAAAGTGGAAGCTCGTTTCGGTGCCTATGGCGCAAAATGATAAATTCCTTTTCTAGGTTTTGTTAAGTCAGTCTGTATTGACTGTATTTTTCCGAGTGGAATAAGTCCGGACAGTATGTTTCGGACTTATTCTTTGAATACCTCAACTATTTTAAAGACTTGAATTATGATTTCATTGAAGAGATTTTTCTGGACATGTTGTTTGTCCTTGTCTGTATTGGTAGCTTTTGCGCAAGAGGCTTCGGCATGGAAGGCGTTGGAAAAGCCGGTGAACTTTCTGTTGGCCAATGACTTGGGCCGTAACGGATATTACGACCAGAAGCCTATCGCCGAACTGATGGGACAGATGGCGGAGAATGTGGATATTGAAGCAGTAGTGGCTGCGGGGGATGTACACCATTTTGAAGGTGTCCGCAGTGTGAACGACCCGTTGTGGATGACCAACTATGAACTGATATACAGTCATCCGGAGCTGATGATTCCCTGGTATCCGGTTATGGGAAACCACGAATACCGTGGCAATACCCAGGCTGTATTGGATTACGCACAGGTAAGCGCTCGCTGGGAGATGCCTGCCCGTTATTACACAAAGGTGTTGGAGAATGATGATGTCACTGTGCGTCTGGTCATGATTGACACGGCTCCTTTGCTGGACAAGTATCGGAAGGACGTGGAGAAATATCCGGATGCCTGCAAGCAGGACATGGACAAACAGCTGGCTTGGATGGACTCTGTGCTTACTGCGGCCACGGAAGACTGGGTGTTGGTTGTGGGGCATCATCCGATTTTTGCAGACACCGACAAAAGTGACGCGGAACGTCTGGACATGGAAAAAAGAGTGGACAGCGTATTGCGTAAGCATAAAAATGTAAATATGTATCTGTGCGGTCATATTCACAACTTCCAGCACATCCGCAAGCCGGGGAGTTCGATAGATTATGTCGTAAATTCTTCCGGTTCGTTAAGCCGTAAGGTAAAAGCGGTCGATGGAACGCAGTTCTGTAGCGGTGAAACCGGATTTTCTTTGATTTCGGCTGATAAAAAAGAGTTGTGTCTGCACATGATTAATAAGGACGGCAAAGTCATTTATACCGTCCGGCAGGCTCGATAAAACGGTTTGTGTAATGGATTCCGAAGGGGAAAAATGAGATTTTATAAAATATTTTAGGAATAAAAATACATATAATGCATTCCGTTGTTTTGTAAACTCGACTTTGCGTTATTGTTTTTAGAAAGCTAATTTTCTCCTCATTTGTAGGTATTTTATGGGGAAAGAGTAGCGATTTGGCAAAAAAAGAGGCATTCGTTGGAACGGTGTCTCTTTTTTTGCTATTTTTGCACAGTTTTTAGGTTATCTGTGCACGAATGGATTTTTCAGTGTGTGGATAATCAGGTAATTGGGTCGTATGAGAACGACTCGGTATCATAGAAATCATAATTAAAATATAAAGCATGATACACAAAGTATTGATCGCTAACCGTGGTGAAATTGCTGTGCGCGTGATGCGCTCTTGCCGTGAAATGGGCATTCGTACCGTGGCAGTTTTTTCCGAAGCCGACAGAACGGCTCGCCACGTACTTTATGCGGATGAAGCTTGTCTGATAGGTCCTGCTGCATCGCGCGAAAGTTATCTGAACATAGATAAGATTATCATGGCGGCAAAACGTCATGGAGTGGATGCTATTCATCCGGGATATGGGTTCCTGTCTGAAAATTCAGAGTTTGCACGTCGTT includes:
- a CDS encoding metallophosphoesterase, translating into MISLKRFFWTCCLSLSVLVAFAQEASAWKALEKPVNFLLANDLGRNGYYDQKPIAELMGQMAENVDIEAVVAAGDVHHFEGVRSVNDPLWMTNYELIYSHPELMIPWYPVMGNHEYRGNTQAVLDYAQVSARWEMPARYYTKVLENDDVTVRLVMIDTAPLLDKYRKDVEKYPDACKQDMDKQLAWMDSVLTAATEDWVLVVGHHPIFADTDKSDAERLDMEKRVDSVLRKHKNVNMYLCGHIHNFQHIRKPGSSIDYVVNSSGSLSRKVKAVDGTQFCSGETGFSLISADKKELCLHMINKDGKVIYTVRQAR